From the Paenibacillus sp. FSL H8-0548 genome, one window contains:
- the sufD gene encoding Fe-S cluster assembly protein SufD has protein sequence MSTQLTTPTNRQAAEALARTKGEPNWLVELRGEAAELAGTLGWPKPEKVRIERWNLNAVGSYEQPTAVGAISELPEVVRELVTEGTENLLIQRNSGIIWNQFSSEYASKGIIFTDLETACREHGELVQKYLFQAVTKDEDKLTALHAAIWNGGVFVYVPKDVEVELPLQAIFFNDNAEATFAPHILIVAESNSRVTYVDCVVSEPGASNAPFVHPSVVEVFVKPGAHVRFSSIHHMGETGVDMSIRRSVIENDGQMEWIIGDLNDGHTLSDTKSILKGKGSTSDAKVISVGKNAQQNSLTTQAVHFGKSSDSNMVTRAVMKDSASAIINGITKIEKGATKANGVQTEKVLMLSPKARGDANPILLIDEDDVTAGHAASVGQVNPEQVYYLMSRGISKQDAERLIIYGFLAPVVSEIPVEAVRGQLQRLLERKLEG, from the coding sequence ATGAGTACACAATTAACGACTCCGACAAACCGTCAAGCTGCTGAAGCGCTGGCACGCACTAAAGGCGAGCCGAACTGGCTGGTTGAATTGCGCGGAGAAGCGGCTGAGCTTGCCGGAACACTCGGTTGGCCAAAGCCTGAAAAGGTTCGTATTGAACGGTGGAATTTGAACGCAGTAGGCAGCTATGAGCAGCCGACAGCGGTTGGAGCAATTAGCGAGCTTCCAGAGGTTGTTCGCGAATTGGTTACTGAAGGAACTGAAAATTTGCTTATACAACGGAATTCCGGCATCATCTGGAATCAGTTTTCAAGTGAATATGCTAGCAAAGGCATTATTTTCACAGATCTAGAAACAGCTTGCAGAGAGCATGGCGAGCTCGTTCAGAAATATTTGTTTCAAGCAGTAACGAAGGATGAAGATAAGCTGACGGCGCTTCATGCAGCAATTTGGAACGGCGGAGTTTTCGTCTACGTTCCAAAGGATGTTGAAGTAGAGCTTCCGCTGCAAGCTATTTTCTTCAATGATAATGCAGAAGCGACGTTTGCTCCTCATATTCTAATCGTTGCAGAAAGCAATAGCCGCGTAACTTATGTGGACTGTGTTGTATCCGAGCCAGGCGCAAGCAATGCGCCATTCGTTCATCCGTCAGTAGTTGAGGTGTTCGTGAAGCCAGGTGCTCATGTTCGTTTCAGCTCTATCCATCATATGGGCGAGACAGGCGTGGATATGTCCATTCGTCGCTCAGTTATAGAAAATGATGGCCAAATGGAATGGATTATTGGTGATTTGAATGATGGCCATACTTTGTCAGACACTAAATCCATCTTGAAGGGCAAAGGCTCTACATCGGATGCGAAGGTGATCAGCGTTGGCAAAAACGCACAGCAAAACAGCTTGACAACGCAGGCCGTTCATTTTGGCAAAAGCTCAGACAGCAACATGGTTACTCGCGCAGTTATGAAGGATTCAGCTTCCGCGATTATTAACGGTATTACGAAAATCGAGAAGGGTGCGACGAAGGCGAACGGTGTTCAAACCGAGAAGGTGCTCATGCTGAGCCCGAAAGCACGCGGCGACGCCAATCCGATTTTGCTTATAGATGAAGATGATGTAACTGCCGGTCATGCGGCAAGCGTTGGGCAAGTTAATCCTGAGCAGGTCTATTATTTGATGTCACGCGGTATATCTAAGCAAGACGCTGAACGTCTAATTATTTATGGCTTCTTAGCACCCGTCGTATCGGAAATTCCAGTCGAGGCGGTACGCGGTCAGCTTCAGCGTTTGCTCGAAAGGAAGCTAGAGGGATGA
- the sufC gene encoding Fe-S cluster assembly ATPase SufC: MATHFVIEGLKAAIDGKEILKGINLDIKGGEIHAIMGPNGTGKSTLASALMGHPKYEVTEGTALLNGEDILEMGVDERALAGLFLAMQYPSEIPGVTNSDFLRSALNARLGEGNEISLIKFIRKMEGKMKELEMNAEFAHRYLNEGFSGGEKKRNEILQMMLLDPKIVVLDEIDSGLDIDALRIVSQGVNAMRSEDRGFLIITHYQRLLNYITPDFVHVMMQGRIVKSGGPELAARLENEGYDWVKEELGIVDETVGQA, translated from the coding sequence ATGGCAACACATTTTGTCATCGAAGGCCTGAAAGCGGCTATCGACGGAAAAGAGATTTTAAAAGGAATCAACCTTGACATTAAAGGCGGAGAAATTCACGCGATCATGGGCCCTAACGGAACAGGTAAATCTACACTGGCTTCCGCTTTGATGGGACATCCTAAATATGAAGTAACTGAAGGCACAGCATTATTGAATGGTGAAGACATCCTTGAAATGGGTGTTGACGAACGCGCGCTAGCTGGCTTGTTCCTTGCGATGCAATATCCAAGTGAAATTCCTGGCGTAACGAATTCCGACTTTCTTCGCAGTGCATTAAATGCACGTCTTGGTGAAGGAAACGAAATTTCGTTGATTAAATTTATTCGCAAGATGGAAGGCAAAATGAAGGAGCTTGAAATGAACGCTGAGTTCGCTCACCGTTATTTGAATGAAGGTTTCTCCGGCGGCGAGAAAAAACGTAATGAAATTTTGCAAATGATGCTGCTTGATCCTAAAATTGTCGTTCTTGATGAGATCGATTCGGGTCTTGACATTGATGCTCTACGCATCGTATCGCAAGGCGTAAACGCTATGCGTTCAGAAGATCGCGGTTTCTTGATTATTACTCACTATCAGCGTTTGCTTAACTATATTACACCGGATTTCGTACACGTAATGATGCAAGGCCGCATTGTAAAATCAGGTGGTCCTGAGCTTGCAGCGCGTTTGGAAAACGAAGGTTATGATTGGGTTAAAGAAGAACTTGGCATAGTAGATGAAACAGTCGGCCAGGCTTAA
- a CDS encoding DUF1802 family protein has protein sequence MMTLNNRQPVALKEWAVSVKALLDGDQIIVMRKGGIIEETRDFQLISPSFYFMPAYEHQKKHLLKESFADALDETLAAATIETVKLEAYAEVVQDIEVTDQETLDRLRDLHIWTDTFAEERLRWKKTKPLHVLVLRVYRVAEPIEISMRPAYNGCKSWVRLEEQIDTPHLIQVLDEEKLQAEILKIKQALE, from the coding sequence ATGATGACACTAAATAATAGGCAGCCAGTCGCTCTGAAAGAGTGGGCGGTGAGTGTAAAAGCTCTTTTGGACGGTGACCAAATTATCGTGATGCGAAAAGGGGGCATTATTGAAGAAACGCGGGATTTTCAGTTAATTAGTCCAAGCTTTTATTTCATGCCTGCGTACGAGCATCAGAAAAAACATCTATTGAAAGAAAGTTTTGCAGATGCATTGGATGAGACACTTGCAGCAGCTACCATAGAGACTGTAAAACTCGAAGCGTATGCTGAGGTCGTTCAGGATATCGAAGTAACGGATCAAGAAACGTTGGATCGTTTGCGTGATCTGCATATCTGGACCGATACGTTTGCTGAGGAAAGATTGCGATGGAAAAAGACGAAGCCGCTTCATGTTCTGGTGCTTAGAGTATACCGTGTAGCGGAGCCGATAGAAATTTCGATGCGTCCTGCTTATAATGGTTGCAAATCTTGGGTAAGACTGGAAGAGCAGATAGATACTCCTCATCTGATTCAAGTATTGGATGAAGAAAAACTTCAAGCCGAAATTTTAAAAATCAAGCAGGCGCTCGAATAA
- the mtnK gene encoding S-methyl-5-thioribose kinase, whose amino-acid sequence MSAYHPLTEQEATRIALTLDGFFQEGAALTCSEIGDGNLNLVFHIKDPASGKSLIMKQALPYAKVVGESWPLTLDRARIESEKLILEGKLAPGLVPIVYKYDPELYLTIMEDLSDHTIMRQGLIAGTRYPKFADDISTFTARTLFFTSDLGMNQQDKKLLVKEFINPELCKITEDLIFDDPYTDSPNNSFDSAIRDAAEALWQDHNLHLEVAILRDKFLTNAQALLHGDLHTGSVFATPESTKVIDPEFAYYGPIGYDIGAVIANLLLNFAGQEHWNADEDKRSDFRRYLTDTVRDVWNLFDKKFRALWDEHGTDRIASSTPGYKDYYMNRLLQDTIGFAGCKIVRRIVGLSHVIDIDRIPDAAARERAQRIAIAIGTTLIRTNRQAQSIEEVIDAAFTAVSK is encoded by the coding sequence ATGTCTGCATATCATCCATTAACAGAACAAGAAGCCACTCGAATAGCACTAACGCTAGACGGGTTCTTCCAAGAGGGAGCTGCTTTGACATGCAGTGAAATTGGAGACGGCAACTTAAACTTAGTTTTTCATATCAAAGACCCTGCCAGCGGCAAAAGCCTAATTATGAAGCAAGCATTGCCATATGCGAAAGTTGTAGGGGAGTCTTGGCCGCTTACGCTCGACCGTGCTCGTATTGAGAGCGAAAAGCTTATTTTGGAAGGCAAGCTTGCTCCTGGCCTTGTACCAATCGTTTATAAATACGACCCTGAGCTCTACCTAACGATTATGGAAGATCTCAGCGATCATACTATTATGCGGCAAGGTCTGATTGCAGGCACGCGCTATCCTAAATTCGCAGACGATATTTCTACCTTTACTGCACGCACATTGTTCTTCACCTCTGATCTGGGGATGAATCAACAAGACAAGAAGCTGCTTGTAAAAGAGTTTATCAACCCTGAGCTCTGCAAAATTACTGAGGATCTTATATTCGATGATCCTTATACGGACTCGCCTAACAACAGCTTTGATTCCGCGATACGAGATGCTGCTGAAGCACTTTGGCAGGATCATAACCTTCATCTCGAAGTAGCGATACTGCGCGATAAGTTCTTAACTAATGCACAAGCCTTGCTTCATGGAGATCTTCATACGGGCAGTGTATTTGCAACACCTGAATCAACTAAGGTTATCGACCCTGAATTTGCTTATTATGGACCGATTGGCTACGATATTGGCGCGGTCATCGCAAATCTGCTGCTTAACTTTGCTGGTCAGGAGCACTGGAATGCTGATGAGGACAAACGGAGTGATTTCCGTCGTTATTTGACAGATACGGTACGCGATGTCTGGAATTTATTCGACAAGAAGTTCCGAGCATTATGGGATGAGCATGGAACTGACCGTATTGCTTCTTCAACGCCTGGGTATAAAGACTATTACATGAATCGCCTGCTGCAGGATACAATTGGCTTTGCAGGCTGCAAAATCGTGCGCCGCATCGTAGGCTTATCGCATGTTATCGACATCGACCGTATTCCTGACGCTGCCGCTCGCGAGAGAGCACAGCGTATAGCGATTGCTATCGGCACGACGCTTATTCGCACGAACCGTCAAGCACAATCCATTGAGGAAGTTATCGACGCTGCTTTTACTGCAGTAAGCAAATAA
- the mtnA gene encoding S-methyl-5-thioribose-1-phosphate isomerase → MTTTNYAGLQSVIWKEDKLDLLDQRLLPEEIIYLPLVTAEDVWEAIRHLKVRGAPAIGISAAYGVVLGSRDEQSSEAWLAQVNKQAEYLATSRPTAVNLFWALDRMKAAAAAYIEQGLSLEESKAALLTEAIAIQSEDEETNRMIGEHALSLFKDDMGVLTHCNAGGLATAKYGTALAPFYLALERGITLRVYADETRPVLQGARLTAFELQQAGVDVTLICDNMAGMIMAKGWVDAVIVGTDRVAANGDVANKIGTYSVAVLAKAHGIPFYVASPLSTIDLNTPTGEGIPIEERNAEEITEGFGKRTAPQGIKVYNPAFDVTPNEYVTAIITEKGIVQAPYDVNLRKLFEQA, encoded by the coding sequence ATGACAACGACCAATTACGCTGGCTTGCAATCCGTTATTTGGAAAGAGGACAAGCTTGACCTATTAGACCAACGGCTACTGCCGGAGGAAATCATATATTTACCTCTAGTAACAGCAGAGGACGTATGGGAAGCGATAAGACATCTGAAGGTTCGTGGAGCGCCAGCAATTGGCATCTCCGCCGCTTATGGCGTAGTGCTTGGCAGCCGCGACGAGCAATCCTCTGAAGCCTGGCTTGCACAAGTAAACAAACAAGCGGAATACCTTGCAACCTCTCGACCTACAGCAGTTAATTTGTTCTGGGCGCTTGATCGCATGAAAGCTGCCGCAGCAGCCTACATTGAGCAAGGGTTGTCTCTTGAGGAAAGCAAAGCTGCCCTGCTGACAGAAGCTATCGCGATCCAAAGTGAAGATGAAGAAACGAATAGAATGATCGGTGAGCACGCCTTGTCTTTATTCAAGGATGATATGGGCGTACTGACTCACTGTAATGCTGGCGGACTTGCTACAGCTAAATACGGTACAGCGCTTGCTCCATTTTACCTAGCGCTAGAGCGGGGCATTACACTGCGCGTTTATGCTGATGAGACTCGTCCTGTTCTTCAAGGCGCTCGCTTGACTGCTTTCGAACTACAGCAAGCAGGTGTTGACGTTACGCTAATCTGCGATAATATGGCAGGAATGATTATGGCCAAAGGCTGGGTCGATGCTGTCATCGTCGGTACAGACCGTGTGGCTGCAAACGGTGATGTTGCCAACAAAATCGGTACCTACAGCGTAGCTGTTTTGGCGAAAGCTCACGGCATCCCTTTTTATGTTGCAAGTCCGCTTTCAACCATCGATTTGAATACCCCGACTGGAGAGGGAATTCCGATCGAGGAACGGAATGCAGAAGAAATTACAGAGGGCTTCGGCAAGCGTACTGCTCCGCAGGGCATCAAGGTTTACAATCCAGCCTTCGACGTTACGCCAAACGAATATGTAACAGCAATCATTACGGAAAAAGGCATTGTTCAAGCTCCTTACGATGTCAATCTTCGCAAGCTGTTTGAGCAAGCGTAA
- a CDS encoding DUF1805 domain-containing protein, whose translation MMRMVPFTLENGEIVLGVEVKLPKTTLLAIMTDKGYIMCGALDVTLLNERLGDREILAGRAVGVRTLEELMEAPLESVTITAEAKGIIVGMKGSAALQLML comes from the coding sequence ATGATGCGGATGGTTCCGTTCACACTTGAGAACGGGGAGATCGTTCTTGGCGTTGAAGTAAAGCTGCCCAAAACGACGTTGCTCGCGATTATGACGGATAAGGGATATATTATGTGTGGTGCGCTAGACGTTACGCTGCTTAACGAGAGACTGGGGGACCGGGAGATATTGGCTGGACGCGCTGTTGGCGTACGTACGCTGGAGGAACTGATGGAAGCCCCATTGGAGTCAGTTACGATTACAGCGGAAGCAAAAGGCATTATTGTTGGCATGAAAGGGTCGGCTGCGCTGCAATTAATGCTCTAA
- a CDS encoding GGDEF domain-containing phosphodiesterase → MTKRMDGFPNRKKRERPNQIFNVPIIITSLLGALALVWIFISFLFISNLMYKWTALAIAASLLVTAIIVYIKRKKNYSLQNYHTAIVEAFLRSDAVPLAVLDRNGIVMEMNEASSRTLGYHRSDLLGASISRLVEPGSRQLLLETFEQALLGETKQSNINITHGSGFPLELQMLCSPMIEDEEVIGILLISHDLSDRKRNVERIRYMAYYDDMTGLPNRTLFQMKLTETLARAKEEDRVVGICYLDLDRFKLVNASFGREFGDILLMQIAERLNRDLYENDFVARMEGDEFALLFCDLESEKHLLELSKKLLKSIEEPYELSGFPLHITASIGSVTNKNEEDDSYALIKKADMALVKVKESGKNDCLLYSESWSNSSFERLTLQHEMYRAIQRNEFVLQYQPQYDLISGKMVGVEALVRWNHPIRGMVPPGSFIPLAEESGMIVQIGDWVLEEACRQNKAWQDAGLPPMPVSVNLSIRQFVQNDLASKVADVLEKTGLHAKYLDLEITESMTMDVSHVSRCLLDLTDLGVNISVDDFGTGYSSFHYLKNFPIDRLKIDRSFVRDIQQDPNDAEIVAAIIAMAHNLNIQVIAEGVETEAQMEFLKKHKCDEMQGFFWSPPVSSENIEQMLSPGYA, encoded by the coding sequence GTGACAAAACGGATGGATGGTTTTCCTAATAGAAAGAAGCGAGAGCGGCCTAATCAAATTTTTAATGTGCCGATTATCATCACTAGTTTGCTTGGAGCACTTGCGTTGGTATGGATATTTATATCTTTTTTATTCATCTCTAACCTTATGTACAAATGGACGGCGCTTGCAATAGCTGCTTCGTTACTCGTAACCGCAATTATTGTGTATATTAAGAGGAAGAAAAATTACAGCCTTCAAAATTATCATACAGCAATTGTAGAGGCATTTCTTCGCTCGGATGCTGTGCCGCTAGCGGTGTTAGATAGAAACGGTATCGTTATGGAGATGAACGAGGCTTCTAGTCGAACGCTTGGTTATCATCGGTCCGATCTTCTTGGCGCCTCAATCTCGCGATTAGTTGAGCCAGGAAGCAGGCAATTGCTGCTGGAAACGTTTGAGCAGGCGCTGCTTGGAGAAACAAAGCAATCCAATATTAACATTACACATGGTTCTGGCTTCCCATTGGAGCTTCAGATGCTTTGCTCCCCGATGATTGAAGACGAAGAGGTCATCGGTATTTTATTAATAAGCCATGACTTAAGCGACCGGAAAAGGAATGTTGAACGGATTCGTTATATGGCTTACTACGATGACATGACTGGACTGCCGAATCGGACCTTGTTTCAAATGAAGCTTACCGAGACCTTAGCTAGAGCGAAGGAAGAAGATCGTGTAGTTGGCATTTGCTATTTGGATTTGGATCGCTTTAAGTTGGTAAATGCCTCGTTTGGACGGGAATTCGGTGACATTCTCCTTATGCAAATAGCAGAGAGACTCAACCGCGATCTTTATGAGAATGATTTTGTAGCTCGTATGGAAGGTGATGAGTTTGCTTTATTGTTTTGCGATCTGGAGTCGGAGAAGCATTTGCTAGAGCTTTCGAAGAAGCTTCTTAAGTCTATTGAAGAGCCCTATGAGCTAAGCGGCTTTCCGTTACATATTACAGCAAGCATCGGCTCAGTTACGAATAAGAATGAGGAAGACGATAGCTATGCTCTGATCAAGAAAGCGGACATGGCACTCGTAAAGGTGAAAGAAAGCGGCAAAAATGATTGCCTGCTCTATTCAGAGAGCTGGAGCAATTCCTCGTTTGAGCGCCTTACACTACAGCATGAAATGTACCGCGCTATTCAGCGTAATGAGTTCGTGCTTCAATATCAACCGCAGTATGATTTGATTAGCGGCAAGATGGTTGGGGTAGAAGCGCTTGTGCGCTGGAATCATCCTATTAGGGGAATGGTACCGCCTGGAAGCTTCATACCACTGGCTGAAGAGAGCGGTATGATCGTTCAGATAGGCGACTGGGTGCTCGAAGAAGCATGCAGACAGAATAAAGCTTGGCAGGATGCTGGTTTGCCGCCTATGCCGGTCTCCGTTAATTTATCCATTAGACAGTTTGTCCAAAACGACTTGGCCAGCAAGGTAGCGGACGTGCTTGAGAAAACAGGCCTGCATGCAAAATATTTGGATTTAGAAATTACTGAGTCGATGACGATGGATGTCAGCCATGTGTCTCGTTGCTTGCTGGACTTAACTGATTTGGGAGTAAATATTAGTGTGGATGACTTTGGCACCGGTTATAGTTCATTCCATTATTTGAAAAACTTTCCGATAGATCGTTTGAAAATCGACCGCTCCTTCGTGCGCGATATTCAGCAGGATCCAAATGATGCCGAAATTGTAGCAGCGATTATTGCTATGGCGCATAACTTGAATATTCAGGTGATCGCAGAGGGTGTCGAGACTGAAGCACAAATGGAATTTCTTAAGAAGCATAAATGCGATGAAATGCAGGGTTTTTTCTGGAGCCCACCAGTATCCAGCGAGAATATCGAACAAATGTTATCTCCTGGTTACGCATAA
- a CDS encoding DUF423 domain-containing protein, with amino-acid sequence MFTKYFAIGGINAALAIALGAFGAHGLEEHLTEHYLEVFETGVRYHMYSAIALMLIALFAKQIGESKLLLNGARLIFAGTIIFSGSLYVLSLTSFSKLGMITPIGGVALIAGWACVIIAAINKSRVKGSDIT; translated from the coding sequence ATGTTTACAAAATATTTTGCAATTGGTGGAATTAATGCAGCTCTTGCTATTGCACTGGGTGCATTCGGTGCACACGGCTTGGAGGAGCATTTGACAGAGCATTACTTGGAAGTGTTCGAAACAGGGGTACGTTATCATATGTACAGTGCGATCGCTCTAATGCTGATTGCTCTGTTTGCAAAACAAATTGGCGAGAGCAAGCTGCTATTGAACGGAGCGCGCCTTATTTTTGCAGGGACAATTATATTTAGCGGCAGCTTATATGTTTTGTCGCTTACCAGCTTTAGCAAGCTGGGTATGATTACTCCTATTGGCGGCGTAGCGCTAATTGCGGGCTGGGCATGTGTCATTATAGCAGCTATAAATAAATCAAGAGTGAAGGGCAGCGATATAACATAA